The stretch of DNA CCACTCGGGGTCTGTCTCGCGATGTCGAACATGGATGACCGGCGCGTCCGCGGCCCGCCAAGCTGCGAGCAGCCGCGCGACGTTCCCTTCCGCGCCGGGGTTGTTCCGCTTTCCCCATACCGGGTCATCGAATGCTCTCTGCATATCGACTATCACTAGGGTCGGTTTCTCGGGCATGTCGAAACCCTATGCGTAGGGCGCTGCCGCCGCAATAGCGAGCGGCTTGCTCGGGTCCATTTCCTGACGCTCGGCCGATCCCGCCTGCACGCATCCAGAGCAACGCATGCAGCTCAGCGAACCGAAGCCCGAACTCGGCGTCGGCCCCGTCCGGGGCTCGTTGCCACGTGACACCTGGGCGTCAGCCGATGCGGATCATCTTCTTGTTCACGAACTCGTCGGCGCCGAAGCGGCCGAGCTCGCGGCCCGAGCCCGAGCGCTTGATGCCGCCGAACGGCAGCTCGGCGCCGTCGGCGAGCACGACGTTCACGAACACCATGCCGGCCTCGATGCCGTCGGCGACGCGGAGCGCCTGCTCCTGGTCGGTGGTGTAGACGTACGAGCCCAGGCCGAACGGGGTGTCGTTCGCGATGCGCACGGCGTCGGCCTCGTCCTTCGCGCGGTACACCTGCGCGACCGGGCCGAAGAACTCCTCCTTGGAGGCGGGGTTTTCGGGAGTGACATCCGTCAGCACGGTCGTCTGGAAGAACGCGCCGTCGCGGGTGCCGCCGTGCACGAGCGTCGCGCCGTGCTCGATCGCGCGCTTGACCTGCTCGTCGACGCCCTCGGCGGCCTTCAGCGAGGACAGCGGGCCGAGCGCCGAGTCGGCCGACGTCGGGTCGGTCGCCTCGATCTCGGCGATCTTCGCGCTGAACTTCTCGAGGAAGGGCTCGTACAGTTCGTCGGCGACGATGAAGCGCTTGGCCGCGTTGCAGGACTGGCCGCTGTTGTCGAGGCGGGCGTCGACCGCGTTCTGCACGGTGGCGTCGAGGTCGTCGGTCGAGAGCAGGATGAAGGGGTCCGAGCCGCCGAGCTCGAGCACGACCTTCTTCAGGTGGCGGCCGGCGATCTCGGCGACCGCGGCGCCGGCGCGCTGGGAGCCGGTGAGCGAGACGCCCTGCACGCGCGGGTCCGCGATGACCTGCTCGATCTGGTCGTGCGAGGCGTAGATGTTCACGTAGGCGCCGGCCGGGAAGCCCGCGTCGAGGAAGATCTGCTGCATCGCGGCGGCGGACTCGGGGCACTGCTCGGCGTGCTTGAGCAGGATCGTGTTGCCGATGATGAGGTTCGGGCCGGCGAAGCGGGCGACCTGGTAGTACGGGAAGTTCCACGGCATGACGCCGAGCAGCACCCCGAGCGACGAGCGGCGGATGACCGCCGAGCCATCGCCCGCGAGGAGCTGGATCGGCTCGTCCTTCAGGAAGTCCGCCGAGTGGTCGGCGTAGTACTCGTAGATCGCCGCGGCGAAGT from Chloroflexota bacterium encodes:
- a CDS encoding NAD-dependent succinate-semialdehyde dehydrogenase gives rise to the protein GETVKTYDTITDAELEAAIAAADEAHRTWSKSTTVEERAALIRRVSELHTERRQELAELIVREMGKPIKQALGEADFAAAIYEYYADHSADFLKDEPIQLLAGDGSAVIRRSSLGVLLGVMPWNFPYYQVARFAGPNLIIGNTILLKHAEQCPESAAAMQQIFLDAGFPAGAYVNIYASHDQIEQVIADPRVQGVSLTGSQRAGAAVAEIAGRHLKKVVLELGGSDPFILLSTDDLDATVQNAVDARLDNSGQSCNAAKRFIVADELYEPFLEKFSAKIAEIEATDPTSADSALGPLSSLKAAEGVDEQVKRAIEHGATLVHGGTRDGAFFQTTVLTDVTPENPASKEEFFGPVAQVYRAKDEADAVRIANDTPFGLGSYVYTTDQEQALRVADGIEAGMVFVNVVLADGAELPFGGIKRSGSGRELGRFGADEFVNKKMIRIG